From the genome of Phytohabitans rumicis, one region includes:
- a CDS encoding VOC family protein: MLSDSTPIATLPTKDMAGARKFYEGTLGLAPTQEVPGGIMYRCGTGNLFVYQSEYAGTNQATAVTFTVSDDDFDTEVDALRKKGITFQTFEYEGMEWKDDVMVSEGMKAVWFSDPDGNILNVGTEGT, translated from the coding sequence ATGCTGTCGGATAGCACACCGATCGCGACACTGCCGACGAAAGATATGGCAGGGGCCCGAAAGTTCTACGAAGGCACCCTCGGTCTCGCTCCCACGCAGGAGGTTCCCGGCGGGATCATGTACAGGTGCGGCACGGGGAATCTCTTTGTCTACCAATCCGAGTACGCCGGCACCAACCAGGCCACCGCCGTCACCTTCACCGTGAGCGATGACGACTTCGACACCGAGGTGGACGCCCTGCGCAAGAAGGGCATCACCTTCCAGACCTTCGAGTACGAGGGCATGGAGTGGAAGGACGACGTCATGGTCAGCGAGGGGATGAAGGCGGTCTGGTTCAGCGACCCGGACGGCAACATCCTCAACGTCGGCACCGAGGGAACGTAA